The Nanoarchaeota archaeon genome contains the following window.
ATATAGTGCCCGGCGATGAAGCAGCATTTTCTGTTAAGGCTTCGGTACCAAAAGGAACGCCTGCAGGAGATGCTGTAACAGGAACTCTGACAATAATCGCAACCTACTAAATAATGACTGAACGGCCGGTCCTCCCAAAGAAATAGGCTAAAAAGTAGCGTTCGCGTTGGTATAGGTTATATTTGAACGTGCGGGTTTATATATTCGTGTAAACCCGCGCTTCTCCCTCCCAATAAGAAGAAGTTACCTTTATTCTATGAGATTCTCTGTATTGTTGTCGATTTTCAAGGTCTTTCTATGAAACTCTTTCAAAGTACATACTTTCTCGCCATCATCATGCTCGGTTTAGGCACAGGCGCGTATTTCAACAACCACATAGACCTTGCAGTTGCCTTTCTTCTCGCCGGACTAATCAATGTGGCGGCAAATCTGCGCTTGAAGAAGCGTTCTACCTAAACCCTGCAAAGTAACTTAACGTCCCATCAGTTCTAAATACAACCGCCTGTATTGGTGATGTGTCCAAAGGCATACGCGGCTTATTCATCGCGCTCCGCAGCTGTCTTTTGTTCTGAATCACGTCTTTCAGTAGCTTCATAGAAATCACTGCGTATTAATTGGCTTTCAGAGCGTATAAAGGTTGCAAAGGTTGCCCAAGACATCACCGACGAACTCGAAGCCCAGCGTCTTGAACGCATACTTAATTTGCATTTGCAGTGCAAAGAACCAGAAATGATTGGTGAAGTTGTTGGATTGAAAAAAAGCGCGGTTTATGGAAAAATTGACAAAATTAATGAAATTTTACAAGATTTTACAAAGAATCCGAACTCGGAATTTAAAGAAAAATATCCTAATTTATATCAAAAATGGCAAAAAATTCCAAACTTCACCCCTCTGCTCTACAACATCTGGAATGTGAACCGGAATAAATGCGCACCGAATCCATAACCCAAGAAGCCATCGGCAAAAGGATAGGGTGGGAACGTGGTCAAGTAGCCAAATATTCTATGATATTAGATAAGATTGTTCCAGAAAATTTAGAAATGGCGAAGAAGTATCAAACAGGTCGTGGAACTAAAGATGTTCCAAATGGTACAATCGACTTCACAGAGGGCGGGCTTAGGGAATTGATAGGGTTGAACGTTATGCCCCCATGGATGTTTTTGATTGGCTTGATATAATTAAAAAAATGCGCACCGAATCCATAACCCAAGAAGCCATCGGCAAAAGGATAGGGTGGTCGCGGGAGAAAGTCAAGAACTATAACACACTTATCGAACAAATTGGTACAGAGAATTTAGATTTAGCAAAGAAGCACCAATTGGGTCGTGTACCATCAATTGGTACAATTGTACCAATCGACTTCACAGAGGGCGGGCTTAGGGAATTGATAGGGTTGAACGTTACCAACGTTACCAAACATATATAGCGGAGTATATAGTTCTGTGGTGTAGTGTAAAGCGCGGTATCCTCGCCTTGCGGCTTGAAGACGTGCTGAAGGCTAAGGCGAAAGAACGACAAGGAACAAGAACAGACATTCGGACAACATTGTCTGAATGTTTCACACAAACAACCACCCGCGCCGAACTTGCGAAAGTAGTGTAATTAAGTTCTCTATATAGCCCTTTGTTGCCGTCAGGGGTGTACTAAAGCATCGATTCAGGGCATTATAATAAACCTTAAATCCCTATCAATAGACATATTTTAGTTAATAGAAAATACCTATTTTCTATTATATTGAATAGGGGCTAAAAAAAAAGAATTAAAAACTGCTTACCAAATCTCGCCCTCTTTCTTTAGAATTTTATCATGCTCTATTTCTGCGGGCGCGGTGTAGATTAAGGTTGTCGAACTTGATGCGTGATTCGCCAGCCTTTGACATAAACCGATGTTCTTTGTCTGTTCGTAGAACTGAATAATGCGCGTGGTTCTAATCCAGTGGAATGAAATGCCAAAGTCCGGCGACATAAGCTTTGCTTTGCGGGACTTATTCTTTAATTCAGTCCAGTACCGATAGTAAGCCTTAGACTGCGATTCGCCTTTGTTAATGAATACGCGCCCGTCTGCTATATTGTGGGTATCGATATACTCTTTAAGCAATAGGGCGGTGCTATCGTGAAGGTATCGCTTGATGTGCTTATCCCCTTTCTCTCTAAGCCAAAGGTATGTTCCCGCATCATCTGTTTTGATGTTCGGTGTGTCAATAGAAAGAACACCACCGATACGGCAGGTTGTATCCCACAGACAACGAAGGATTAGATGTAGTTCGGGCGAAACACAGTTCATAAACGTCCTGAATGCCTTGAAAGATGAGATTTCGCGCTCATACTGTCTGGACTGCATCTTAATCTTCTTGTAGTCTGTCTTAAGCTCCTCATTCCAAGTTACACTACAGCCCAAGAACTTAATGTACGACTTAAGGGCATACTTTCGCATGTAGTTTCTGCCGGATTCCACTAAGAACTTGCGGATAGAATTGATGTTTATGTCTGAGTTACTGACCTTATGTAGCTTCTTTATCTGAAGAACATATTTATCGCGTGAGAGGTCATTAAGCGTTGTGTTTTCTTTGAGCCATTTATCAAAGGCTTTCAGGTCTGCTTTGACATTCGCGGGGATTTCTTCTTTCTCTTTCTTTCTCATACTGATTCGCCTCGCCTTCTATGCACACCCTTATGCGAACTCCAAGACTGCGGGCCAAGATACCATCGGTCACATCGCGCGCAGTAATGTTTCTTTGAGTGATAGTTGCCGCGCTGCGAGAGCTTTCCGAACATGGCAAATCACCTTTAAGCACCTTTTGCAACAACGATAGCAACAATAATCATAAGCACTAAGTAAACGAAATTAACCGAACTATCGCTTGCAACCGCGGGAGCGTTCGGGCTGATTAAAACAAGCAGCACCAGCACCAAAAGAAAGATGAAAAGAAATACAAATAACATAATAAGAGAATCCATTGAATCTTTTGGCTTGCCATATTTGACAACTACGATTAATGCAACAAGAAAGGCTACTGCAAGTATCGGAACATATATTTGATGCCCACCTATTGTCTTGGGCGCAACCCATCCAAACGCCGGAGCTTTGCCGCTTTTGAAGACGTAACTAAGAGCCTCAGTGATGTTATCAGAAAAAACAAACTCCTTTCGCGAAACTTCAACAGGCATTTCGTATGTTGTTCTTCCATCCGATATTGTGAATGTGGTATTGGCAATCTCGCTTTTGTTAAGGATTGGGTCTGCAACAAGGCGAATATAGCTAATTCCGCTATCTATTCCGCCTTTTCCTTTAAAAATGGTTGTAAAATTCTGCATTTTAGAGCCGCCCATGTCGAATTTTAGCCACTTCACATTTGATGTAAATGTCATAACCAAATCATCATCAGCAGTGTTTCTTATTCTGAACTCGTATGTGTAAGCTGAGCTAAAATAACCGCTTAAGACTATTTTTCTTAATTCGGTATCTGTTTGCGATTCAAAAAGAACGAACTTTGCGGCACAGTCAACAGGGCATGTTTCGTTGTTCTCATTGATTTCGCATATTTTGTTGCCGCACATGGTTTGTGGGTTTGAACTACCTCCACCACCGCTTGCAGGTGGCGTAACTGGTATCGCGGTAGCTGTGTAATTCTGAGTTCCGTTCATCGAGCCTAAGTTGGATGAGCCATCAGAAGCGAAGAAACGGAACGAGTAATTGCCTTCGGTTGCAGGCGTATAAGATTTTACAAAGTAGCTCTCTGAGCCTGATTTATTCCCTGATAAGGTCATAGTGTAATTCGTTGCCGTCGCGTCGGGCTCTGTGATTTCAACAGAAACAAGCTGTACGCTGTTTAATTCTGTGACGTTTATCCCAACTGTGAAAGCGGTTGTTATCTGTCCAGTTGTTGCAGATATTGTTTGATTGTGAACGTCAGGCGCAGTTGTATCCCCGATAGTAATTTCTGAAGAATTAGCCCACGTCGAGTTGTCCGTGCCGTCATTTGCTTTTACGCCGCATATGACGTTATCGCCTAACGTGAGGTTGCCAGCGCTTAAATTTTGCGTTGTTGTTTCGTTAAGTATGCCGTTGATGTACCATTGAAACCTTTGCCCCGTTTCTACATCTTTATCAACGTCGTAATAAGTATATGTGCAATTCAAATTGTCAGTAATTTGAGCTGGCGATGGGGAGATTGCGGCGGTTACGACTGGCGCGGTGTTGTTCACAATAAAGCTTTGGATTGTTGTTTGATTCATATTTCCGTAAGTGTCATTCGCGTAAAAAAGATATGACACAGAATTAGTTTTGTTTGCTATATTTTGCACCGAAACATTCGACCAATTGCCTGAAAAATCATAAGTTGTGTTCACCCAAGTTCCGCTCATGTTGGTGCTGAAAATATACTGCGAAAGTCCGCTAAATAAATCATTCCAAAGTGCGCTTATGCTTATTGTGTCGTTCTTTCTGATTTCTGAAGAATTGATAGAAAAATTTGAATAAGACGGCGCAATAGTGTCTATTGTAAAAGCAACGCTTGTTGAGTTGCTCGCTCCCAAAGAATTATTAACAAAAAATAAGACTGTATGCGCCCCTTGTGTCATTGTTGTATTTTTATAATTCCAGTTTCCGCTTGAGTTCGTCATTGAAACGTTTGCCGCGCCGTCTAAAGAAAACAACGCCGTTTCTACAATTTGGTTTAAAGTGATGTTAAACCAAGTTGTAGAAACGGCGTATGAAGCGTTTGCAGGAGATTGAATCGTTAGAGGCAAGTCTGGCGTTGTGTCGTTAAAATATGTTGAACCCGCAAAAAAAATTGCTGTTGAATTATATATCGTGCTAAACCATATTTTTATTCGTCCTCCCGAGCCAGAAGCGGAGCCAGAACCGCCTGATAAATTTAATTTGGCGGACAGATTTAAAACATCGACATCGAGAAGAATTGTTCCGCCTGCCGCGCCGCCTCCGCTCCCGCCTGAGCCTCCTAAAGTTTCTGCGCCATAAACTCCGCCAGTTCCGCCTGCTCCGCCGCTTCCGCCTTTTGCGTTTATTTGCCCTTGCAGATTTGCTAACGGCGCTTTAAGGAATATTGCGCCTCCGCCGCGTCCTCCCGCGGTTCCGCTCGTTCCCCAATAATTATTTCCCGAGTCGGGCGCTACGTTTCCGCCTGAGCCGCCTGCTCCGCCGCCGCTTCCCAAAAAATATGTGTAGCCAAACGATGTTCCGTATTCGCTGCCGCCTGCTCCTCCTGCGCCTCCGTTGCTGTTGAAGCTTGTGCTTGTTCCTGCAGTGCCTGCGCTTCCGCTTCCTGCCGCGTTTGCGTGACCTGCCGCGCCGCCTCCGCCGCCTCCGCCAAAAGCGCAAAGGTAATTCCCGCAAAAAACGGATGAGCTTCCGTTTGCGCCGCCGCTTGTTCCAGCGCCGCCGCCTCCGAAATTGCTTGCATAAACATTTACTGATGTTCCTCCCGAATATCCTTTTTCGTTTGCGTTAATAATAGAGGTTGCGTCTATCGTTATGTTGATAGTTGCAGTTATATTTATGTATCCTGTTCCCGCGGTTGCGTTTAATGCCGCCACGTTGATTATCGCTCCGTTTTTCAGCTCCACATAGTCGTAAGTATAATTTCCGAACATTTCTACTGATGTTCCGACAATAGTTAATTCAGGATCGATAAAAATCGGGAATCGGGCTGTTTCAAGCCACGTCTTATTGATTTTAAGCGTTATTTTCTTGTCCGAATACGCCAATTTTTTAAGCGGATATTCTGTTCCGTTGCTGTCCCAAATGATAAGGTCTTTGACTTTAAATGAGCCGAACGTTAATGTTTCGTTATCGATTGTTCCGTTGCCGATATACTCGAAATTTTCTGTAAACTCCGCGTCTTTTGTCTTAAATTTCGGGTCGTAAAGCATAATCATTTTTGTTATTCCCTCTTTGCTGATAGCGTATTCTACTGTTATATTGTCTTTGTCGCTGCGATATGTTATTTTGTTGCCAGAAATTTTGGGAATGGTGTCGGGCGTTATCGAAATAGAAAATATCGCAAGCTCATCGCTGTAATTGATAGCGATATGCGTTTGATTTGCTTTTACTTTGAAAATGTTGTCTTCAATTTCAAACAGCGTATTCTGCTTTGCAGATTCTTTAAAAGAAAGGTTATACTGCTTTTGCATCCACGCTCCGTTTTCTTTCTCGTTAAAAACAGAGCCGTCTAAAATTAATTTTGATTGCCCCTGCCCGTTTACATAAACAGTTTCTAAAGCGGATGTTCTATTGCTGTCTATAACCCACGTTTCAGCATGCGAAAGCGAACAGAAAGACGGAAGCAGAATAAAGGCTAAAAGCATAGCAAGCACCGCTCTTTTGCGCGGCTTGAACAAGATGCACGTGGTTATCGCGCTATATATTAAAAGCACTGCAAACAGCGCATAATATCGCCATGGTATGATATTTGTGAATTTATCAACATAAACCGTCTGGTTTCTCTCCTGAATTTCGATAACGGGCGCGGATGTTATGTTCCTGATTTCAATAACATTGTTTATAGTGTAATTGCACATGCTTTTGTTCGCGGTCTGATTTGTTGTTGCGTTAGCGTAGACGTAAGATATGCCGCCTCCCCAGCTGCCGCTGTTGCTTGAAGAAGATGAAGAAGAACTGCTTTGCTCTTCAGACGATGGCGCGGGAGCGGCAATTGCGCCAAAATCGTCTTTGTCGCTGAGCGTGTAAGTAGAGAGATGCGTCAGAACCGCAAAAACATAACCTTCTTTTTCATTTACGCTCGAAGGTATGTTCTCCCACGCAAGCGATGTTTCATTGTAGTATTTAATAGAAAGTTTGGAAGGCAGTATCCCTAAAAGAGTTACAAGAGTTTTATTGTAATAAATTCTAACTTCTACAGTATTGTTCTCATTCACGACCAAAGAAGACGTTAACTCAAAATATACGGTTATGTTATTGAGCAATAAAAGAGGCGGGAGCTGATACGCGCTTACATCTATTTTAACTCCATTTGATTCTAAAATAGGCGCAGAGTTGTCTTCAAAACTATTGTTATAAGACGCGTAAGTATAAAGAATATCGCTAATTTCATTATATGTAATGCAGTTATTGTTCGAATTGAATAAATCTAAGCGTCCTGCTACTTTATTATTCTTTATCCTGTTTTTATTGCTTTCTGCTAAAGACATGCCCGAATTCATTTTTATTCCGTTTTTTTCGCGCGCTTTTACAGTATTGTTTTCAAAATAATTGTCTTCTGCGCCGCTTCTGATATAAAAAGAAGTTATAGAGTTTGTGACAGTGTTGTTCTTTGCGCCGATTAGTGAAATGCCTTTTAAAGTGGAATTATCGAAGGGCGTAAAGACATTATCTATATAGTTATTTTCAGACACTATATAAACGCCGTTGCATGTTTCTTTGGTAATGATATTGAATATATTTGCGCTATTGCCTTGCAGATAAAGAACAGCATCTGCAAAATAGCCGCGCGAGCTTTGTAGTGTAAGATTAGAAAGAGAGACATTATCTGCATAAATTGAAACGACATCGCCGCGAAGCGTAATATTCAGCGTCAAATTAGAAATATTGTAGCCGTTAAAATCGTCTACATCGCTCTGAATTATTAAAACACTGCATCCGCTCCAATAATCGTGAATAGGCGATAGTGTTTCATAGATAGAGTAATCCCCATCTATGATAACGCCCGTTGAACTTTCTCCGATTAGGGATATTGATTTGTTAATATTAAGACGCTCATAATATGTTCCGTTTGAAATAAAAATAATGTCTCCGCTTGTTGAATTGTCAATCGCTGCTTGAATTGTTGTGTAATCAGACGCGTTTAAAGTCGCGGCTTGCGCGCAAGCGCAATTAACGAAAAGCAAAGCGAACATCACGCAGAAAAACAGTTTCATTATTGCGCCTCCTTTTCTAATTCTTTAAGCCGCTTTTCCGCTTCGCGCCGCTTTTTAAACGATATCCACCACAGCCCCGCGAAAAAAAGCGTAAGAAAGTAGAAAATAACGAATAGCGAAGGGCTTGCGCATTGCGAGCCGACAAGATTTTCCATTATTTTTTCGGTTATATTCATCTTTATCACAATTAAAAAAGGCGGGGGCTGTTTTTTTTCGGTCAGCCCCGACAACCGCGCAAAAGGGACGAAGAACCCTTTGCGAATTGGCTTAATTAAGTCAAACGCGCTATGCGAATCGAATAAGCGCGCTGTGACTATAATCGGGTTTTTGACCAGAACCCCGTCAAACTGTCGGCTGAATAAATGACTATGTATTTTTACCGTTCAACTGCCCGCTCCAAAGCAATTTACTCTCGGCGGTCAGCAATCTATATTTTCCGCTGGGCGCATTTTGAAACGTGGATAATACGCTCTCCATAACTTCTTTTATCGCCTGTGAGCTTCGCGGCATGGAATAAGGATAGCTAAAAGATACTCGGAATACTGGCGTACCCTGAAAATATCTGGCTACAAATCCTCGTCGTTTTTCTAAAAAATATTGCGGCATAATCTCATTCTCCATCATCTTCTATCTGCGGTTTGCCTTTCTGCTTTGGGTTGAGTTTCTTCTTCACAGCGTTCATAACTTGAATATCAGTAAAGACTTTCTCGTGCCATGCAGTGCAAGCACGAAGGACAAAATCTTTTTCTTCATCGGTTAAATCGATTGTTGACATAGTGATTACCTTTGTGTTTGAACAGGTTGTGTTTGCGACTTTGGTAACCCGTTTGAAATTATAATGTGCTTTTCACCATCTGCGTCTTGCACAATTCTCATTCTGAATTTGCGCTGCTTGTAGTCTTTCTCATTACAAACATTGAACAAAAAGTTCTTCGGAAAATGCAAATAATCCGTATATCGCCCCTTCTTGTCTTTCTTCATACGGAACATATTCACCCATACAGGGTTTGTCTTTAGATTTGCATCGCCTTTGATGATGTCGTAATTAATCGCGTATTGTGTCAAGCAAAATCACCATAACGATATTTTTCACGTATTGGAAAACCGCGATACCCTGTGCTTGTTCCTTGAAGTTTGAATCGGTCTGCGGGTACTCTATGTTCCCAGACAAATTTCTCAAGTAGTTTAAGGCAATATTTTCGGTCATAATATCCATAACGCCCTTTGAAAAGGCAAGTCCAACTAGGATACTTATCAAACTCAAACCTTACTCTTCCCTGATATTTCTTTGCGCGGCACATCCAAGCATAAAAAAATATCGTAACAACCATTTTAGCACCTCAGACCTGAGTTGTTGCCTGCGGTTGTTCTGACTGCTGCATAGGTTGTGTTTGTTCTGCCTTTACTTCTGGTTGGGTTTGAGGGGACTCCTTGACATCTTCTTTAACCTCTTGCTTTTGCGGCTCAACAACCGAATCAATAATTATGATTTTTTCCTTTCGGGCTTTATCCCAAACGAAAGAGGCTCTTAATCGGCGGTCACCCCCTTGACCGAGTACGGAAGTAAACCAGATTTCAGGCAAACTTACTGAGTGTCCGTATCTGGGTGTCCCGTTTTTTAAGCAGCCCTTTCTCTTTTTTGTGACCTCTCTTAGCAGCGGATTTCGCCGAAGCTCTAGCGAACTCTGCAAAATATACGATAACTTTTGGATTTCTGGTCTTGACATAAAATATCACTTCGAGGGGTGTCCTAATTTGCTTTAATTAAATGTTTTGAGGGTGTATCTTTCATCAACCATATATGTATGTAAAATACGAGGGTAACCGAAATTAAAACACATTGTCTGATTTTATCTCTGCCCGTAAATTCTTGGAAAAATGGTACTTTTATGAAAAATATTTTTCCACCACTACTACTACTTATTATTTTGGGTAACCGCGTAAATTAGTTATTTAATTAATTATTTCGGGGTATCCGTCGCTGATGTTTTTAGGGTGTCCGAGTTGTAGTGTAAGTTCTGATTATTTCTTAGACGGTGGGGTGTCCTCCTTTCTCCATTGAATTATAATATTTTCGTTGCCGTCGGGTCTGGCTTCAAGCTTGTATTCACCTTCAAGTATGTCAATGATTCGGGGTTCGAAATCAAAGTTTGACTGAAGGTATTTCGCGAGTTTAGGGATTTTTCCGGTTGTCAAAAACTCAGTGCGATATTTCTTTTCTATCCAAAATATCCCTTCACATTTTTCAGTTTTGACCGCTTTGATTTCTTTTTTCTTTGCCATAAAAATCACTTTGTAGTGTAAGTTACTTTGAGGCGGCGAACCAAAACTTTCTTTCAATGTAAACGGTTTCGTTCTTGAAGCCGACTTTTTTCGTGCGCTTAAGCCTGATGACTTTTGGCTGAATCAGCCCAAGAGCCTCAAGGTCTGAAACGCACTTTTTGATTGATTGCGTTCCGACTTTTAGCTTTACTCTTAAGTGGTGTTCAGGGCATGGAGTATCTCTAATCATTGCTAAAATTGCTTCTTGAATCTCCTGCGAAGTGCGCTTATTGCGCAGTCCCTGATAGCCCTTTCTGTGGTACATAAGCGTGATTTGATTATTTCGCGGCAAAACATCCGCGCAATCTACATTATTTGTGATTTGTCCTAACGATTGTCGCATCAATATTGGCGTAGGAAAAGAATCGTTAGGCATAAAGGTAGATAATGCGAGAATCCCTTTTATATGACACCCCATTAAGAGGTTAAAAGAAAATGTTGTTATAATTATCGTTATTATAACAAGAACGGCACAGTATCAACCTTTGACAATGTTGTCAAAGCCTATAACTGTAACGATTTTATGAAGAAATAGTAGTAAATCCGAAATCGGATTTAGCGGTTAAAAACCCATAAACGTAACGCTTTTTTAGCTTTTTATGCAAAATAATAAATTTATTATTTGTAGTATTAAACCCATTATCGTAACGTTTTTTGATTTTAAACCTTTATTTGTAACATTTTTTTAGATTAAACGTGAATCACAGATAGCCCAATTCGGATTCATATCAATATCTTCAACATTTTTTAGTCTCTTACTACATTCCACTTCATATTTTTCATATCTTTTTTTTTCACTGAGTTTTTTGCGATAGTATTTTTGTCGACAAGCATTTGAACAAAACGTCGTATCATTTCTTTTTGATTTAAAATCTTTATAACAAGAATAACAACGAACATCTCTATTTTTTTCGCGTTGCATTGCTCTTTTAATTATAAAAACATCATTTCTACAACGATAACTACAATACTTCGCGGTTGAATTTTTTGTGTAAAAAAAAGAATTACAGTTAACACATAATAATTTAAGTATGTTCGATTGACACTCACAGAATATATCTGAGTCATAATCATTTTTTAGTGTTTTTTGTTTTTCAATACCTACTAAATCAATACACTTAAAATATTCGCGTTTCATAGTAGTACCTCTTTAACAAAATCGGATTTAATCACCCACTGACCCACAAATATTATTTTTTTCTTTTCATAAAGAAAAATCGCATCATCACTTTCTGGCGCGGAAAGAATTATTTTTTGCTCTTTATTTAGTTCTAATAATATATTATCTAATTCTTGTGCTGTTATGTTTGGTATTGTCTTTATGAATTTAAACCAAAGTGTAGTGTAAGAAGTTATATTAAAATCACGTATCGTATTCCAAACTAAAGTTTTTTTATCCATTAGCGACACCTCGCAAACTTTCAACCAATTCCGTCATATCACGAATATTATAATTATTCTGTTCGCGTTCTGGTATCGAAGAAAGAATATCAACTGCGATTTTATAATCTGTTTGCGCACCATCAAAACTTAAGCGGTCTAAAATCTGCGCTTTGATTTGTTCTGAAATGGCAGGTTTGGCAGGTTTGGCAGGTATTTCACTACTCCTATTAGTAATAATATTATTTACATTTTCCGTTAGGGTTGGACTTTGACTGCCAACACTGCCAACACTGCCAACTTTTCCAACAAAAGTATCATCAAAAACATTTTTTTGTGTTTTTTCTTCTTCATTCTTACAAAAAAGAAATTTTTGGCGACTACCTCGTTGTTCAACATTGTCAATTAAAAGCAAAATGTCTGATAAACGGCGACGAACAAATTTAAGTAATTTTTTTCCAAATTTACTTTTACCTGATAGCTCCTTAAAATCAAAATTTTCAAACAATTCATTTTTTATGACAATATCTATTATTTCATCTTTAGTGAGCCAACCTTTATTTTTTTCATTTTTTTTGGCAAAGCATAATTCAAAAAGTTTTTTCATATCTGCCGTTTCACTATCACCAGCAATTTTTAATGTTTCTGTTGAAGATTTGCAAGGACTATCATATCCCGCAGCTTCCATAATACCGCCGCAGATTTCAGCCCATTCAGGGAATGATGCAAACGGAACGCTACCAGCTTTACTATCGTTTTCAATCCAATTTCTGATTAAAGCATAAAGCGCAGATAGAATCAGTCCTCTTTTTTCCGCAACCCAACCGTGTAAGTTCGGATTTGAAAATTTACGCGCGTTTGCGTCCTCCATTTCTAAGAAAAGATTGATAAAACGGCATCTATTAGCTAAGTCTGGTGTAAAACCAATACCTACATTACCCGATAATGAATATTCCATCTCGTTATCATATTCAACATTCTCGTTTTTTCCAAGAAGTCTATCACATATTTTTTTAGCTGTGATTTGCATTTCAAAAACAGCATTATTGATATATCCCTTATTGTTTGCGAAATGCAACCGCTTACGATTGCTTAAAGCAGCCGATGTCATTTTTTTACGGAATTCCTCATTATTATTCGTTTTTGCGTTATCACTTGTAGATATAGGCGGCTCTTCAAGCGCAAAACCTTCATAAACAATACCCGTTATA
Protein-coding sequences here:
- a CDS encoding site-specific integrase, which encodes MRKKEKEEIPANVKADLKAFDKWLKENTTLNDLSRDKYVLQIKKLHKVSNSDININSIRKFLVESGRNYMRKYALKSYIKFLGCSVTWNEELKTDYKKIKMQSRQYEREISSFKAFRTFMNCVSPELHLILRCLWDTTCRIGGVLSIDTPNIKTDDAGTYLWLREKGDKHIKRYLHDSTALLLKEYIDTHNIADGRVFINKGESQSKAYYRYWTELKNKSRKAKLMSPDFGISFHWIRTTRIIQFYEQTKNIGLCQRLANHASSSTTLIYTAPAEIEHDKILKKEGEIW
- a CDS encoding right-handed parallel beta-helix repeat-containing protein, which gives rise to MKLFFCVMFALLFVNCACAQAATLNASDYTTIQAAIDNSTSGDIIFISNGTYYERLNINKSISLIGESSTGVIIDGDYSIYETLSPIHDYWSGCSVLIIQSDVDDFNGYNISNLTLNITLRGDVVSIYADNVSLSNLTLQSSRGYFADAVLYLQGNSANIFNIITKETCNGVYIVSENNYIDNVFTPFDNSTLKGISLIGAKNNTVTNSITSFYIRSGAEDNYFENNTVKAREKNGIKMNSGMSLAESNKNRIKNNKVAGRLDLFNSNNNCITYNEISDILYTYASYNNSFEDNSAPILESNGVKIDVSAYQLPPLLLLNNITVYFELTSSLVVNENNTVEVRIYYNKTLVTLLGILPSKLSIKYYNETSLAWENIPSSVNEKEGYVFAVLTHLSTYTLSDKDDFGAIAAPAPSSEEQSSSSSSSSSNSGSWGGGISYVYANATTNQTANKSMCNYTINNVIEIRNITSAPVIEIQERNQTVYVDKFTNIIPWRYYALFAVLLIYSAITTCILFKPRKRAVLAMLLAFILLPSFCSLSHAETWVIDSNRTSALETVYVNGQGQSKLILDGSVFNEKENGAWMQKQYNLSFKESAKQNTLFEIEDNIFKVKANQTHIAINYSDELAIFSISITPDTIPKISGNKITYRSDKDNITVEYAISKEGITKMIMLYDPKFKTKDAEFTENFEYIGNGTIDNETLTFGSFKVKDLIIWDSNGTEYPLKKLAYSDKKITLKINKTWLETARFPIFIDPELTIVGTSVEMFGNYTYDYVELKNGAIINVAALNATAGTGYINITATINITIDATSIINANEKGYSGGTSVNVYASNFGGGGAGTSGGANGSSSVFCGNYLCAFGGGGGGGAAGHANAAGSGSAGTAGTSTSFNSNGGAGGAGGSEYGTSFGYTYFLGSGGGAGGSGGNVAPDSGNNYWGTSGTAGGRGGGAIFLKAPLANLQGQINAKGGSGGAGGTGGVYGAETLGGSGGSGGGAAGGTILLDVDVLNLSAKLNLSGGSGSASGSGGRIKIWFSTIYNSTAIFFAGSTYFNDTTPDLPLTIQSPANASYAVSTTWFNITLNQIVETALFSLDGAANVSMTNSSGNWNYKNTTMTQGAHTVLFFVNNSLGASNSTSVAFTIDTIAPSYSNFSINSSEIRKNDTISISALWNDLFSGLSQYIFSTNMSGTWVNTTYDFSGNWSNVSVQNIANKTNSVSYLFYANDTYGNMNQTTIQSFIVNNTAPVVTAAISPSPAQITDNLNCTYTYYDVDKDVETGQRFQWYINGILNETTTQNLSAGNLTLGDNVICGVKANDGTDNSTWANSSEITIGDTTAPDVHNQTISATTGQITTAFTVGINVTELNSVQLVSVEITEPDATATNYTMTLSGNKSGSESYFVKSYTPATEGNYSFRFFASDGSSNLGSMNGTQNYTATAIPVTPPASGGGGSSNPQTMCGNKICEINENNETCPVDCAAKFVLFESQTDTELRKIVLSGYFSSAYTYEFRIRNTADDDLVMTFTSNVKWLKFDMGGSKMQNFTTIFKGKGGIDSGISYIRLVADPILNKSEIANTTFTISDGRTTYEMPVEVSRKEFVFSDNITEALSYVFKSGKAPAFGWVAPKTIGGHQIYVPILAVAFLVALIVVVKYGKPKDSMDSLIMLFVFLFIFLLVLVLLVLISPNAPAVASDSSVNFVYLVLMIIVAIVVAKGA